One window from the genome of Pseudoliparis swirei isolate HS2019 ecotype Mariana Trench chromosome 24, NWPU_hadal_v1, whole genome shotgun sequence encodes:
- the LOC130189460 gene encoding E3 ubiquitin-protein ligase TRIM39-like isoform X1 yields MTMELPAAFLSEDQFTCSICLDVFNNPVSTSCGHSFCQACISTYWDGGGNGKFYQCPLCKESFRKRPELHINRTLKEITEQFKQMANTEVPMDPNSRLYHHHHLALPPRQRPGEKTETRVQRLSPGFPASHPNDSLPQSPNSEHLDPPSPYSPLRRQSLSSPSDSAPNLSLCPIHSRGLEFFCRTDNTFVCCICVETGEHRGHHVIPAKREWHIKKSQLGIAELELKNLIDVREKKVVEIHNSLREIQAAAKRETDGTVCVFSKLISSLEHCQAEVLKVLRMTRRAAEHRAQDLLRELEEEIAELKKRGSSLSKLDLSEDYMLFLRRFHALSTPPQVKDWSGVSVGSELTSGGILRTVNQVMERFGEEMQILPTACQQSLLDQSVPRPNPRIRRVQEYADDITLDANTAHQRLIISADGQQVHCGERNQLVPDNPERFDRVVCVLARQGFNSGRHYWEVEVGGKTDWDLGVASQSVNRKGKITVSPAHGYWFLSLRDGTEYSFRTEPSTDLTVSLRPSRIGIYVDYEKGLVSFYNVEARLLIYTFTDHFSDTIHAFFSPCTNKSRRNEAPLIICSVAKTE; encoded by the exons ATGACGATGGAGCTGCCTGCAGCCTTTCTCTCTGAAGACCAGTTCACCTGTTCCATCTGTCTTGATGTGTTCAACAACCCAGTCTCAACATCATGCGGCCACAGCTTCTGCCAGGCCTGCATCTCCACCTactgggatggaggaggaaacGGCAAGTTCTACCAGTGCCCCCTGTGCAAGGAGTCGTTCCGCAAGCGACCAGAGCTCCATATCAACCGAACCCTGAAGGAAATCACGGAACAGTTTAAGCAGATGGCCAATACTGAAGTGCCAATGGATCCAAACTCGCGTCTGTACCATCATCACCACCTTGCCCTGCCTCCACGCCAGAGGCCAGGGGAGAAGACGGAGACTCGTGTTCAGCGGCTGTCTCCGGGGTTTCCTGCCTCCCACCCCAATGATTCTCTACCCCAAAGCCCGAACAGTGAGCACCTCGACCCTCCTTCACCCTACTCACCTCTCCGCAG GCAAAGTCTGAGCAGTCCCAGTGACTCCGCCCCCAATCTGTCTCTGTGCCCCATCCACTCGAGAGGTCTCGAGTTCTTCTGTCGTACTGATAACACCTTCGTCTGCTGCATCTGTGTGGAGACAGGAGAGCACCGAGGACACCACGTCATCCCTGCCAAGAGAGAGTGGCACATCAAGAAG TCCCAGTTAGGTATTGCAGAGCTGGAGCTGAAGAATCTCATCGAtgtgagagagaagaaagtGGTGGAAATACATAACTCCTTACGAGAAATACAG GCTGCTgccaagagagagacagatggaactgtgtgtgtgttttccaagcTGATCTCCAGTTTGGAGCATTGCCAAGCGGAAGTCTTGAAG GTGTTAAGGATGACTCGGCGTGCGGCTGAGCACAGAGCTCAGGACCTtctgagggagctggaggaggagatcgcTGAGCTCAAGAAGAGGGGTTCATCACTGAGCAAGCTGGATCTGTCAGAAGACTACATGCTGTTTCTCAGg AGGTTCCATGCCCTGTCCACCCCTCCACAAGTTAAGGACTGGTCCGGTGTCTCTGTAGGGTCTGAGCTGACCTCAGGGGGGATTCTCAGGACTGTCAATCAAGTGATGGAGCGCTTTGGAGAAGAGATGCAAATACTGCCCACAGCCT GCCAGCAATCCTTGTTGGACCAATCTGTACCCAGACCCAACCCAA GGATAAGGAGGGTACAAGAATATGCAG ATGACATCACTTTAGACGCCAACACAGCCCATCAACGTCTCATCATCTCAGCAGATGGGCAACAGGTGCACTGTGGAGAACGCAATCAGTTGGTGCCCGACAACCCTGAGCGCTTTGACCGGGTGGTGTGTGTGCTCGCCCGCCAGGGCTTCAACTCAGGACGGCATTACTGGGAG gtggaggtgggaggaaAGACAGACTGGGACCTGGGAGTGGCAAGTCAGTCTGTCAATCGGAAGGGAAAAATcaccgtaagccccgcccatgGCTACTGGTTCCTCAGCCTGCGGGATGGGACCGAGTACTCCTTCCGAACAGAACCCTCGACCGACCTGACAGTCAGCCTCAGACCCTCACGGATTGGAATCTATGTGGACTATGAAAAGGGACTGGTGTCCTTCTACAACGTGGAGGCCAGATTGCTCATCTATACCTTCACAGATCATTTTTCTGACACCATCCACGCGTTCTTCAGCCCCTGTACCAATAAATCTCGACGGAATGAGGCTCCACTGATCATTTGTTCTGTTGCAAAAACAGAATGA
- the LOC130189460 gene encoding E3 ubiquitin-protein ligase TRIM39-like isoform X2, protein MTMELPAAFLSEDQFTCSICLDVFNNPVSTSCGHSFCQACISTYWDGGGNGKFYQCPLCKESFRKRPELHINRTLKEITEQFKQMANTEVPMDPNSRLYHHHHLALPPRQRPGEKTETRVQRLSPGFPASHPNDSLPQSPNSEHLDPPSPYSPLRRQSLSSPSDSAPNLSLCPIHSRGLEFFCRTDNTFVCCICVETGEHRGHHVIPAKREWHIKKSQLGIAELELKNLIDVREKKVVEIHNSLREIQAAAKRETDGTVCVFSKLISSLEHCQAEVLKVLRMTRRAAEHRAQDLLRELEEEIAELKKRGSSLSKLDLSEDYMLFLRRFHALSTPPQVKDWSGVSVGSELTSGGILRTVNQVMERFGEEMQILPTACQQSLLDQSVPRPNPRIRRVQEYADGQQVHCGERNQLVPDNPERFDRVVCVLARQGFNSGRHYWEVEVGGKTDWDLGVASQSVNRKGKITVSPAHGYWFLSLRDGTEYSFRTEPSTDLTVSLRPSRIGIYVDYEKGLVSFYNVEARLLIYTFTDHFSDTIHAFFSPCTNKSRRNEAPLIICSVAKTE, encoded by the exons ATGACGATGGAGCTGCCTGCAGCCTTTCTCTCTGAAGACCAGTTCACCTGTTCCATCTGTCTTGATGTGTTCAACAACCCAGTCTCAACATCATGCGGCCACAGCTTCTGCCAGGCCTGCATCTCCACCTactgggatggaggaggaaacGGCAAGTTCTACCAGTGCCCCCTGTGCAAGGAGTCGTTCCGCAAGCGACCAGAGCTCCATATCAACCGAACCCTGAAGGAAATCACGGAACAGTTTAAGCAGATGGCCAATACTGAAGTGCCAATGGATCCAAACTCGCGTCTGTACCATCATCACCACCTTGCCCTGCCTCCACGCCAGAGGCCAGGGGAGAAGACGGAGACTCGTGTTCAGCGGCTGTCTCCGGGGTTTCCTGCCTCCCACCCCAATGATTCTCTACCCCAAAGCCCGAACAGTGAGCACCTCGACCCTCCTTCACCCTACTCACCTCTCCGCAG GCAAAGTCTGAGCAGTCCCAGTGACTCCGCCCCCAATCTGTCTCTGTGCCCCATCCACTCGAGAGGTCTCGAGTTCTTCTGTCGTACTGATAACACCTTCGTCTGCTGCATCTGTGTGGAGACAGGAGAGCACCGAGGACACCACGTCATCCCTGCCAAGAGAGAGTGGCACATCAAGAAG TCCCAGTTAGGTATTGCAGAGCTGGAGCTGAAGAATCTCATCGAtgtgagagagaagaaagtGGTGGAAATACATAACTCCTTACGAGAAATACAG GCTGCTgccaagagagagacagatggaactgtgtgtgtgttttccaagcTGATCTCCAGTTTGGAGCATTGCCAAGCGGAAGTCTTGAAG GTGTTAAGGATGACTCGGCGTGCGGCTGAGCACAGAGCTCAGGACCTtctgagggagctggaggaggagatcgcTGAGCTCAAGAAGAGGGGTTCATCACTGAGCAAGCTGGATCTGTCAGAAGACTACATGCTGTTTCTCAGg AGGTTCCATGCCCTGTCCACCCCTCCACAAGTTAAGGACTGGTCCGGTGTCTCTGTAGGGTCTGAGCTGACCTCAGGGGGGATTCTCAGGACTGTCAATCAAGTGATGGAGCGCTTTGGAGAAGAGATGCAAATACTGCCCACAGCCT GCCAGCAATCCTTGTTGGACCAATCTGTACCCAGACCCAACCCAA GGATAAGGAGGGTACAAGAATATGCAG ATGGGCAACAGGTGCACTGTGGAGAACGCAATCAGTTGGTGCCCGACAACCCTGAGCGCTTTGACCGGGTGGTGTGTGTGCTCGCCCGCCAGGGCTTCAACTCAGGACGGCATTACTGGGAG gtggaggtgggaggaaAGACAGACTGGGACCTGGGAGTGGCAAGTCAGTCTGTCAATCGGAAGGGAAAAATcaccgtaagccccgcccatgGCTACTGGTTCCTCAGCCTGCGGGATGGGACCGAGTACTCCTTCCGAACAGAACCCTCGACCGACCTGACAGTCAGCCTCAGACCCTCACGGATTGGAATCTATGTGGACTATGAAAAGGGACTGGTGTCCTTCTACAACGTGGAGGCCAGATTGCTCATCTATACCTTCACAGATCATTTTTCTGACACCATCCACGCGTTCTTCAGCCCCTGTACCAATAAATCTCGACGGAATGAGGCTCCACTGATCATTTGTTCTGTTGCAAAAACAGAATGA